From the Acidimicrobiia bacterium genome, one window contains:
- the ruvX gene encoding Holliday junction resolvase RuvX, with translation MGIDYGTSRIGVALSDPLHITAQGFSVIDARSEDVVEAISVIAREQEVERVVVGLPVSLSGYEGPSAAGARELAERVSAATGLPVELSDERFTTHTAESALLEANVRRRRRREVIDQVAAAVMLQHYLDRK, from the coding sequence ATGGGAATCGACTACGGCACGAGCCGTATCGGGGTTGCGCTCTCCGACCCGCTGCACATAACCGCGCAGGGGTTCTCGGTCATCGACGCCCGGTCCGAAGATGTTGTTGAGGCCATCTCCGTGATCGCCCGTGAGCAGGAAGTCGAGCGGGTCGTCGTGGGATTGCCGGTGTCGCTGTCCGGCTACGAGGGTCCTTCCGCCGCCGGCGCCCGAGAACTGGCGGAGCGAGTCTCGGCCGCCACCGGTCTGCCGGTCGAACTCTCAGACGAGCGGTTCACCACCCATACGGCTGAAAGCGCTCTGCTCGAGGCGAATGTGCGCAGACGCCGTCGCCGTGAGGTCATCGATCAAGTCGCAGCCGCCGTGATGCTCCAGCACTACCTGGATCGAAAATGA
- the mltG gene encoding endolytic transglycosylase MltG: MTFESREPDPLHGDERRSGRSLGVVVAVLLIAAVAILGARAAANWVGGLTGEGVDEITSPPVDAGEPVTVEIPLGASARTIGELLASRGVVESSLQFETAVRLAGADSELQAGEYDMFTGMSNDEVITALLRGPVVDTYWITVNEGLRIGEMLDLVADQTRFSVAELEAALVGGSVTTSLFPGGQPETLQDWEGLLFPDTYEFLTESGPETVLGLLASTMERRVDEIDWSSLTDAGYTPYEGIVIASLIEAETRVNDERPLVSAVVRNRLDIGMALQIDATVLYALGERRTGLTLADLEVDSPYNTYQQPGLPPTPIGGPGRASLQAAAEPAAVDYLYYVLTSTEGTHSFTASYDEFLSYKNQAKEDGVLP, encoded by the coding sequence ATGACGTTCGAGTCCCGGGAGCCCGATCCTCTCCACGGCGACGAACGCCGGTCCGGCCGATCTCTCGGAGTCGTGGTCGCGGTTCTACTGATCGCCGCGGTGGCCATCCTCGGAGCCCGTGCAGCTGCCAACTGGGTCGGTGGGTTGACCGGCGAAGGTGTAGACGAGATCACGTCGCCTCCCGTCGATGCCGGTGAGCCGGTCACCGTAGAAATCCCCCTCGGGGCCTCAGCCCGCACGATCGGCGAACTCCTGGCCTCTCGAGGTGTAGTGGAGTCTTCTCTCCAGTTTGAGACTGCGGTTCGACTGGCAGGCGCCGACTCGGAGCTCCAGGCAGGGGAATACGACATGTTCACCGGCATGAGCAACGACGAAGTAATCACCGCCCTCCTCCGGGGGCCGGTCGTGGATACATACTGGATCACCGTCAATGAAGGCCTTCGGATCGGTGAGATGCTCGATCTGGTGGCGGACCAAACCAGGTTCTCTGTCGCCGAGTTGGAAGCGGCACTGGTGGGCGGCTCAGTCACGACATCGCTCTTCCCGGGCGGGCAACCGGAGACGCTTCAAGATTGGGAAGGACTCCTGTTCCCGGATACCTACGAGTTCCTAACAGAGTCGGGACCGGAGACCGTACTCGGCCTGCTCGCCTCGACCATGGAGCGGCGGGTTGACGAGATCGATTGGTCGTCACTGACGGATGCCGGCTACACGCCCTACGAAGGCATCGTTATCGCCTCCCTGATCGAGGCGGAGACGCGAGTGAACGATGAACGTCCCCTCGTGTCGGCGGTGGTGAGAAACCGGCTCGACATCGGAATGGCATTGCAGATCGATGCGACGGTGTTGTACGCGCTGGGCGAGCGTCGCACAGGTTTGACCCTCGCCGACCTCGAAGTCGACTCTCCCTACAACACCTATCAACAGCCCGGTCTGCCGCCGACGCCGATCGGCGGACCCGGCAGAGCCTCGTTGCAGGCTGCCGCGGAACCCGCCGCCGTCGACTACCTGTATTACGTTCTCACGAGCACAGAGGGCACACACTCCTTCACCGCCAGTTACGACGAGTTCCTCTCCTACAAGAACCAAGCCAAGGAGGACGGAGTTCTTCCATGA
- a CDS encoding DUF4388 domain-containing protein: MALTGTLESIPLPEVLRMLARSRKSGCLRVDAGGLQGKVYLTDGWMTYATTRRDQDLRADLLSAGMVDEAGWKYVERRERGIAEILTDGHQREDLTHFITEQITDVLFRLSRPGHGTFDFGEDVGPHYPTEQQINIEVCLDEAEKRIAQWRLIEEVIPGVNFRLRMVQILPEEAREVTITADTWRLLSALNGQGTVEEVAARLGATDFQIAQVMALMVRQGLLEVVDQLAPARYSYGDGEDERGAVADGAGGAGQDNFEEITILRPGAVEDGPGEEDAATEDDVDDSDLLQSVLNGFTSDADDEATDGAERSLGRRRGLGALARELSDLGE, translated from the coding sequence ATGGCGTTGACAGGCACGCTTGAATCAATCCCGCTGCCCGAAGTACTGCGAATGCTCGCACGATCTCGTAAATCCGGTTGCCTGCGGGTCGACGCGGGGGGTCTGCAGGGCAAGGTCTACCTAACAGACGGATGGATGACGTACGCTACAACGCGCCGGGACCAGGACCTGCGCGCAGATCTCCTGTCGGCCGGGATGGTCGACGAAGCGGGTTGGAAGTATGTCGAGAGGCGCGAACGGGGAATCGCTGAGATTCTCACAGATGGCCACCAGAGGGAAGACCTCACTCACTTCATCACCGAGCAGATAACCGATGTTCTCTTCCGGTTGAGCCGTCCGGGCCATGGCACGTTCGACTTCGGTGAGGATGTCGGACCCCACTATCCAACCGAACAGCAGATCAACATCGAAGTCTGCCTCGACGAGGCGGAGAAGCGCATTGCGCAATGGCGTCTGATCGAAGAGGTAATTCCGGGTGTGAACTTCCGGCTCCGCATGGTCCAGATACTCCCCGAAGAGGCGAGGGAGGTCACGATCACGGCCGACACCTGGCGGCTTCTCTCAGCCCTCAACGGTCAAGGCACTGTTGAAGAGGTTGCAGCCCGGCTCGGCGCCACAGATTTCCAGATTGCCCAGGTGATGGCCCTGATGGTTCGCCAGGGCCTTCTGGAGGTCGTAGACCAGCTGGCACCCGCCCGCTACTCCTACGGCGACGGAGAGGATGAACGCGGCGCGGTTGCCGATGGAGCCGGTGGAGCGGGCCAGGACAATTTCGAAGAGATCACGATCCTACGACCGGGAGCCGTCGAAGACGGGCCCGGCGAAGAGGATGCGGCAACCGAAGACGACGTCGACGATTCAGACTTGCTGCAAAGCGTTCTGAACGGATTCACGTCGGACGCCGACGACGAAGCGACCGATGGGGCCGAGCGGTCCCTCGGAAGGCGTCGCGGTCTCGGTGCGCTGGCTCGCGAGCTCAGTGATCTGGGCGAGTAG
- a CDS encoding ATPase, T2SS/T4P/T4SS family, with product MSTDTGHLGTLLIDEGLVTPEILETGMALQESTGRPLGRVLVEEGLVEESDLVRALAKHIGIEFVDLNAVTVDPAAASLIPESLARRYAAVPIAFQDNALIVAMADPANVLAIDDIRALTGREVLPRVATRSDVERAIGGVAGLEDSVSDLADFAGEDDIEAQDLASVEAATEDAPVVKLVNMLISKAAADRASDIHIEPTERDLRVRYRIDGVLHEVMRTPRSIMNAVVSRLKIMADIDIAERRRPQDGRISLKVGTRSVDLRVSSLPTIYGEKVVMRILDTSQALLQLQDLGFLPDTHRRYEESFTKPYGTILVTGPTGSGKSTTLYATLNVLNRPEVNIVTVEDPVEYRLSGISQVQVNRKAGLDFASALRSFLRQDPDIMLVGEIRDKETATIAIESALTGHLVLSTLHTNDAPSAVTRLTEMGVEPFLVGSAIDAVLGQRLARRLCKQCKEPYEPTGEALRDVGWPFEELGEDLPELYRAKGCGACSGTGYRGRLAIHELMHVTEEIERLTVERASTEELAKVAIAQGMRPLRQDGLVKVAKGHTSIEEILRVVV from the coding sequence GTGAGCACCGACACGGGGCATCTGGGAACCCTTCTCATCGATGAGGGTTTGGTCACCCCCGAGATTCTCGAGACGGGCATGGCCCTCCAGGAATCGACGGGACGGCCGCTCGGCCGCGTGCTCGTTGAAGAAGGACTCGTAGAGGAATCGGATCTCGTTCGAGCTCTTGCCAAGCACATCGGCATAGAGTTCGTGGATCTCAACGCGGTAACCGTAGACCCCGCGGCCGCGTCCCTGATTCCCGAGTCCCTGGCACGGCGCTATGCAGCAGTGCCGATCGCATTCCAAGACAACGCCTTGATCGTTGCGATGGCGGATCCGGCCAACGTGCTGGCCATCGACGACATTCGTGCTCTCACCGGGCGTGAGGTGCTCCCACGAGTCGCCACCCGCTCCGACGTCGAACGGGCCATCGGCGGTGTCGCCGGCTTGGAAGACTCGGTATCGGACCTGGCGGATTTCGCCGGCGAGGACGACATCGAGGCGCAGGACCTGGCTTCCGTCGAGGCAGCCACGGAGGACGCACCGGTCGTCAAGCTCGTCAACATGCTGATCTCCAAGGCTGCAGCTGATCGTGCCTCGGACATTCACATCGAGCCGACCGAACGTGATCTGCGGGTCCGCTACAGGATCGACGGCGTTCTGCACGAGGTCATGCGCACCCCGAGGTCGATCATGAACGCGGTCGTCAGCCGCCTCAAGATCATGGCCGACATCGACATCGCGGAACGGCGCCGCCCTCAAGACGGACGCATCAGCCTCAAGGTCGGGACGCGCTCCGTCGATTTGCGCGTGTCTTCGCTGCCGACGATCTACGGCGAAAAGGTCGTCATGCGTATCCTCGACACATCACAGGCACTTCTTCAGTTGCAGGACTTGGGGTTCCTGCCGGACACGCACAGGCGGTACGAAGAGTCATTCACCAAGCCGTACGGAACGATCCTCGTCACGGGTCCGACCGGTTCGGGAAAATCGACGACTCTGTATGCGACTCTCAACGTTCTCAACAGACCCGAGGTGAACATCGTCACCGTCGAGGATCCGGTTGAATACCGTCTCAGCGGCATCAGTCAGGTGCAAGTCAACCGAAAGGCCGGCCTCGATTTCGCCTCGGCTCTTCGTTCCTTCCTCCGCCAGGATCCCGACATCATGCTCGTGGGTGAGATTCGAGACAAAGAGACCGCCACGATCGCGATCGAATCCGCCCTCACCGGTCACCTGGTGCTTTCGACGTTGCACACCAACGATGCTCCGTCGGCCGTCACCCGGCTCACTGAGATGGGTGTGGAGCCGTTCCTGGTTGGATCGGCAATCGACGCGGTTCTCGGACAGAGGCTCGCGCGCCGGCTCTGCAAGCAGTGCAAGGAGCCATACGAGCCGACCGGCGAGGCTCTGCGCGATGTTGGATGGCCTTTCGAGGAACTCGGGGAGGACCTACCGGAGCTCTACCGGGCGAAGGGCTGCGGAGCATGCAGCGGAACCGGATATCGCGGTCGGCTGGCAATCCACGAACTGATGCACGTCACCGAGGAAATCGAACGTTTGACCGTTGAGCGCGCATCGACGGAGGAGCTGGCGAAGGTCGCGATCGCCCAGGGTATGAGGCCGCTCCGCCAGGACGGGCTGGTCAAGGTCGCCAAGGGTCACACGTCGATAGAAGAGATCCTGCGGGTGGTTGTCTAG
- a CDS encoding PilT/PilU family type 4a pilus ATPase has protein sequence MNTASRKLGELLVDQRLLSRDDLEFLIPREAESGIPLAKLLVDEGYVREEDLLRTVAARIGMEYVEIDDELLDPDAVKRLEPADARALVAMPVRFVDDKLIVAVADPFDPDRHARLEDLVGARVKLALATRDGIGRSIDFVHGPEVIPVLRHPGDGGGIVEVPDEDVEELHVNTLLGYLLDVGGSDLHLTAGSPPQVRVHGQLRKLDDYGKLMPAELRRMIYGILTVKQREKLEESLELDASHPLPGKGRFRLNVFFQRDAIGAVFRAIPEAIRSLNDLGIPPIVGEFADLPRGLVLVTGPTGSGKSTTLAAIIDMVNTKRACHILTVEDPIEFLHTHKRAIVNQREVGADTMGFQHALRHALRQDPDVILVGELRDLETISTALTAAETGHLVFATLHTQDAPQTIDRIVDVFPSHQQEQVRVQLAATLQAVVTQQLVPTRNRDGRVAAVEVMVATPAIRNLIREAKIHQITTAMQAGGRYGMQTMDQSLADLVKRHQISFETAAELCANLEDLQRLVGRVA, from the coding sequence ATGAACACAGCATCGAGAAAACTTGGAGAGTTGCTGGTGGACCAGCGACTCCTGTCGCGGGACGATCTCGAGTTCTTGATCCCGCGCGAGGCCGAGTCGGGAATCCCTCTGGCGAAACTTCTGGTCGATGAGGGTTACGTTCGCGAGGAGGACCTCCTCAGAACCGTTGCAGCCCGTATTGGAATGGAGTACGTCGAGATCGACGACGAACTCCTGGATCCAGATGCGGTCAAGCGACTCGAGCCGGCGGATGCCAGGGCCCTCGTGGCGATGCCGGTCCGATTCGTCGACGACAAGCTGATCGTCGCAGTTGCCGACCCATTCGATCCCGATCGGCATGCGCGCCTTGAAGATCTCGTGGGGGCAAGGGTGAAACTCGCCCTGGCGACCAGGGACGGTATCGGCCGCTCGATCGACTTCGTGCACGGACCGGAAGTGATACCGGTCCTGCGTCACCCGGGTGACGGTGGCGGCATCGTGGAGGTGCCGGACGAGGACGTCGAGGAACTCCACGTCAACACTCTGCTCGGCTACCTGCTCGATGTAGGTGGCTCCGACCTCCATTTGACCGCCGGCTCTCCACCCCAGGTACGTGTCCACGGTCAGCTGCGCAAGCTCGATGACTACGGCAAGTTGATGCCCGCCGAGCTCCGCAGAATGATCTACGGCATCCTGACGGTGAAGCAACGCGAGAAGCTCGAGGAGTCGCTCGAGCTCGACGCGTCCCACCCGCTGCCGGGTAAGGGCAGGTTCCGACTCAACGTGTTCTTCCAGCGGGACGCCATCGGCGCCGTGTTTCGTGCCATCCCCGAGGCCATCAGGAGTCTGAACGATCTCGGTATTCCGCCCATCGTGGGGGAGTTCGCGGATCTGCCCAGGGGCCTGGTGCTGGTGACCGGCCCGACCGGATCCGGAAAGTCCACGACGCTGGCGGCGATCATCGATATGGTCAACACCAAACGAGCGTGTCATATCCTCACCGTCGAGGATCCAATCGAGTTCCTGCATACGCACAAGCGGGCCATCGTCAACCAACGCGAAGTGGGGGCGGACACGATGGGTTTCCAGCATGCACTCCGGCATGCACTCCGCCAGGATCCGGATGTCATCCTCGTCGGCGAGCTCCGCGACCTCGAGACCATATCCACGGCGCTCACCGCCGCAGAAACCGGTCACCTCGTCTTCGCGACCCTGCACACACAGGATGCGCCGCAGACGATCGACCGTATCGTCGATGTGTTTCCGTCCCATCAGCAGGAACAGGTTCGTGTGCAGCTGGCGGCAACCCTCCAGGCGGTCGTCACCCAGCAGCTGGTGCCCACCCGCAATAGGGACGGTCGCGTCGCTGCGGTAGAGGTGATGGTGGCCACCCCCGCCATCCGGAACCTCATCCGGGAAGCCAAGATCCACCAGATCACAACGGCCATGCAGGCGGGTGGCAGGTACGGCATGCAGACAATGGATCAATCGCTTGCCGATCTCGTCAAACGGCATCAGATCAGTTTCGAGACGGCCGCCGAGCTTTGCGCCAATCTCGAAGACCTGCAACGTCTCGTAGGTCGAGTGGCTTAG
- a CDS encoding type II secretion system F family protein: MATTFAYKVKDRDGQVHSGEMEGSSQTAVTKALRDRGYQPISVDEKTESALQKEIRIPGLTDRVKLKEVAVFSRQFATMINAGLSLLRALSILADQTPNKAFARIIVAVKADVERGTSLSGAMEEHPKAFNRLYTAMVKAGEIGGVLDDTLMRLADTLEAQVELRAKIKSAMMYPVAVFGLVVMIVAAMLMFIVPMFEQLYADLGGDLPAPTRMLLAVSSIVTSYWYILIAVTFGLVFGFRRWIATDSGRATFDAIKLKMPIFGKLVHKTAIARFAHTLASLTKTGVPILQAMDIVAETSGNAVVSAAVLDVKDSVRDGESIAQPLESHTIFPPMVVQMIAVGEETGALDTMLEKIGTFYDSEVQTMVDGLTSLIEPLLIVILGATVGGMLISLYMPMFNVINLID; encoded by the coding sequence ATGGCAACGACATTCGCCTACAAGGTCAAGGACAGAGACGGTCAGGTTCATTCCGGAGAAATGGAGGGTTCGTCGCAGACTGCGGTAACCAAGGCGCTGCGCGATCGCGGCTACCAGCCGATATCCGTAGACGAGAAGACAGAGTCTGCGCTCCAGAAGGAAATACGGATTCCGGGGCTCACCGACCGGGTCAAACTCAAGGAAGTGGCGGTGTTCTCCCGTCAGTTCGCGACGATGATCAACGCCGGCCTGTCCCTGCTGCGGGCGTTGAGCATCCTGGCCGACCAGACACCGAACAAGGCTTTCGCACGGATCATCGTCGCGGTGAAGGCGGACGTAGAGCGCGGCACCAGCCTCTCTGGGGCCATGGAAGAGCACCCGAAAGCATTCAATCGGCTCTACACCGCCATGGTCAAGGCGGGTGAGATCGGCGGTGTGCTCGACGACACTCTGATGCGCCTGGCCGACACGCTGGAGGCCCAGGTGGAGCTCCGAGCCAAGATCAAATCGGCGATGATGTACCCGGTGGCGGTATTCGGACTCGTGGTGATGATCGTCGCGGCCATGTTGATGTTCATCGTTCCGATGTTCGAACAGCTCTACGCCGACCTCGGCGGAGACCTGCCGGCGCCGACCAGAATGCTTCTGGCGGTGTCGTCGATTGTCACCTCCTACTGGTACATCCTCATCGCCGTGACATTCGGTCTCGTTTTCGGGTTTCGCAGATGGATCGCGACGGACTCCGGCAGGGCGACGTTCGACGCGATCAAGTTGAAGATGCCCATCTTCGGCAAGCTGGTTCACAAGACCGCCATTGCGCGCTTCGCGCACACGCTCGCATCGCTGACCAAGACCGGCGTTCCGATCCTGCAGGCAATGGACATCGTTGCGGAGACCAGCGGCAACGCAGTGGTGTCGGCGGCGGTCCTGGACGTCAAGGACTCGGTGCGAGACGGCGAATCGATCGCCCAACCGCTCGAAAGCCACACCATCTTCCCTCCGATGGTCGTACAGATGATTGCGGTTGGTGAGGAGACGGGTGCGCTGGACACGATGCTCGAGAAGATCGGCACCTTCTACGACTCGGAGGTCCAGACGATGGTCGACGGCCTGACGAGCCTCATCGAACCGCTGCTGATCGTTATTCTCGGTGCGACGGTCGGCGGCATGCTGATCTCGCTCTATATGCCGATGTTCAACGTGATCAACCTGATCGATTGA
- a CDS encoding prepilin-type N-terminal cleavage/methylation domain-containing protein, translated as MSKWIRESLNKDEGFTLVELMVVVLIIAILIAIAIPTFLGARERAQDRAAQSNLRNALTAAKVFYTDGEQFPTNDAAGAALLQAIEPSMVFVQGNAPDLTVPEDVGMLSLANADADALQAVIFVAESRSGTWFCIADQATGSAAGTYYGSSAVDGAALDTLAECAAAQW; from the coding sequence ATGTCCAAGTGGATTCGTGAAAGCCTCAACAAGGATGAGGGCTTCACCTTGGTCGAGTTGATGGTGGTTGTGCTCATCATTGCCATTCTGATCGCCATCGCCATCCCGACCTTCCTCGGAGCCCGTGAGCGGGCCCAGGACCGTGCTGCTCAATCCAACCTGCGCAATGCGCTGACGGCCGCCAAGGTGTTCTACACCGACGGCGAGCAGTTCCCGACGAATGATGCCGCCGGCGCAGCCCTGCTGCAGGCCATCGAGCCCAGCATGGTCTTCGTGCAGGGCAACGCTCCCGACCTGACGGTTCCCGAGGATGTAGGCATGCTGTCTCTGGCGAATGCCGATGCCGACGCTCTTCAAGCCGTCATCTTCGTAGCCGAGAGCAGGTCCGGGACCTGGTTCTGCATTGCCGACCAAGCTACCGGCTCTGCCGCGGGAACCTACTACGGATCATCCGCCGTCGATGGAGCCGCCCTGGACACTCTCGCCGAGTGCGCCGCGGCGCAGTGGTAA
- a CDS encoding prepilin-type N-terminal cleavage/methylation domain-containing protein — protein sequence MRQLRSREEGFTLVELMVVVLIIAILIAIAVPTFLGGRVRAQNRAAQSDLRNALTAAKVYYSDNDTQDYAFGIADLLAVHANLAFVAGNAPADGEVGFITLDGTGGDADQAVVFITRSRSGTWFCLLNEAVEPRAGTYYGESSAGTGADLDTLAECVGGWS from the coding sequence GTGCGACAACTGCGGAGTCGTGAGGAGGGCTTCACCCTGGTCGAGTTGATGGTGGTTGTGCTCATCATTGCCATTCTCATCGCCATCGCCGTCCCGACCTTCCTCGGAGGCCGGGTTCGTGCACAGAATCGAGCAGCACAAAGCGATCTGCGGAACGCACTGACGGCTGCCAAGGTCTACTACTCGGACAACGACACACAGGACTATGCGTTCGGCATTGCCGACCTGCTGGCCGTCCACGCGAACCTGGCATTCGTGGCGGGGAATGCGCCGGCCGACGGAGAGGTCGGCTTCATCACGCTCGACGGCACGGGTGGAGATGCCGATCAGGCGGTCGTCTTCATAACCAGGAGCAGATCGGGGACGTGGTTCTGCCTGTTGAACGAAGCAGTCGAGCCGCGGGCCGGCACATACTACGGGGAATCCTCGGCGGGGACGGGTGCCGATCTCGACACGCTCGCTGAATGCGTGGGTGGATGGAGCTGA
- a CDS encoding prepilin peptidase, with translation MTAAIAGVAGVLGLAFGSFLNVVAYRVPIGLSVVRPPSACPTCKSPVRPRDNVPVVSWFLLRGKCRDCASPISFRYPVVEALTGALFAATVLVVGLVWALPAYLWFGAVTMALILTDLDHKRIPNRILYPGTVVGTVLLAVGSSIDGRFSDFGRAMVGGLIYFGGLFLLALIARGGFGFGDVKLAFFLGLFLTFRGWEHLLVGVFLAFFIGGLVAILLLVTRKKGRKDAVPFGPSLVVGAWVAIGFGLEIAEWYLGM, from the coding sequence ATGACTGCTGCGATAGCCGGCGTCGCCGGCGTTTTGGGTTTGGCGTTCGGTTCTTTCCTGAACGTCGTTGCCTACAGGGTGCCGATTGGTTTGTCGGTCGTCAGGCCGCCCTCTGCTTGTCCGACATGCAAATCTCCTGTGCGGCCGCGCGACAACGTCCCGGTCGTCTCGTGGTTCTTGCTGCGGGGCAAGTGCAGGGATTGCGCTTCGCCTATCTCATTTCGGTATCCAGTGGTCGAGGCTCTCACAGGCGCCTTGTTTGCCGCCACGGTGCTGGTGGTGGGCCTCGTATGGGCACTGCCTGCATACCTGTGGTTCGGGGCGGTGACCATGGCATTGATTCTCACCGACCTCGACCACAAGCGTATCCCCAATCGAATTCTCTATCCGGGAACGGTCGTCGGCACGGTCCTCCTCGCCGTCGGGTCTTCAATCGACGGCCGGTTCAGCGATTTCGGGCGGGCCATGGTGGGCGGGCTCATCTACTTCGGCGGTCTGTTCCTGCTGGCACTAATCGCGCGGGGCGGATTCGGGTTCGGTGATGTCAAACTCGCGTTCTTCCTGGGGTTGTTCCTCACATTCCGAGGTTGGGAACACCTCCTCGTCGGCGTGTTCCTGGCCTTCTTCATAGGAGGTTTGGTGGCGATACTCCTGCTGGTCACCCGAAAGAAGGGCAGGAAGGATGCCGTACCGTTCGGCCCGAGCCTGGTCGTCGGAGCGTGGGTGGCGATCGGTTTCGGACTCGAGATAGCCGAGTGGTACCTGGGGATGTAG
- the pilM gene encoding type IV pilus assembly protein PilM, producing MFVINAARAVLRGADIDAVAWSGELMAVNVGLDIGTSAVRAALVNTGKGTPTLQRYGEVALPPGAVVGGEIVDEELVQGAISRLWKTAKLPKKRVVLGIANQRVIVRRVDLPYMAESELSESLAFQAQEYIPIPIDDAILDFIPLEEFTTPEGEPMLSVLVVAAQKQMASDVLRVVQAVGIKPMAVDLQAFALVRVLFGGDLNLDAAPQVIVNIGAGLTQVVIVKGGSVRFLRIVSLAGEDFSRVLIEGMGMDAAQAEQTKRRVGVAIEGTPSGGDGDEKARLLLTRQADALIDEIRGSVDYYLSQAADTGIQQLYVAGNAARLPHLANRLGRSLNVEVSPIRMLEGDRLSVGKIGLSEAELAQAQPVLPVPVGLALWGEV from the coding sequence ATGTTCGTAATCAACGCGGCACGCGCTGTGCTGCGAGGGGCAGACATCGATGCGGTGGCCTGGAGCGGAGAACTGATGGCCGTCAACGTGGGGCTGGATATCGGCACTAGTGCCGTGCGCGCCGCGCTCGTCAACACCGGAAAAGGCACACCGACACTGCAGAGATACGGTGAGGTTGCATTGCCGCCGGGAGCAGTAGTCGGCGGTGAGATCGTCGACGAGGAACTCGTTCAGGGCGCTATCAGCCGACTCTGGAAGACGGCGAAACTACCCAAGAAGCGCGTAGTGCTCGGAATCGCCAACCAGCGGGTGATCGTCCGCAGGGTGGATCTTCCCTACATGGCTGAGAGTGAACTGTCCGAGTCCCTCGCCTTTCAGGCCCAGGAGTACATACCCATCCCGATCGACGATGCGATCCTCGACTTCATTCCCCTGGAGGAGTTCACGACCCCTGAGGGAGAGCCGATGCTCTCCGTTCTCGTTGTTGCCGCGCAGAAGCAAATGGCATCAGACGTTCTCCGGGTCGTCCAAGCCGTTGGGATCAAACCGATGGCCGTTGATCTGCAGGCGTTTGCGCTTGTGCGTGTCCTGTTCGGAGGCGATCTCAATCTGGATGCCGCACCGCAGGTCATAGTCAACATCGGCGCCGGTCTGACGCAGGTCGTGATCGTCAAGGGCGGGTCCGTACGGTTCCTGCGCATCGTGTCCCTGGCCGGCGAGGATTTCTCGAGGGTTCTCATCGAAGGCATGGGAATGGACGCCGCTCAGGCGGAGCAGACGAAACGGCGGGTCGGCGTCGCCATCGAGGGGACTCCCTCGGGCGGGGATGGAGACGAGAAGGCCCGGTTGCTGCTCACCAGGCAGGCCGACGCGCTCATAGATGAAATTCGCGGCTCGGTCGACTACTACCTCTCGCAGGCAGCGGACACCGGCATACAGCAGCTGTACGTTGCCGGGAACGCGGCGAGGTTGCCGCATCTCGCCAACCGTCTCGGGCGGTCCCTCAACGTCGAAGTCTCTCCGATTCGCATGCTCGAGGGAGATCGTCTGTCGGTGGGAAAGATCGGGCTGTCCGAGGCCGAGTTGGCACAGGCGCAACCGGTACTGCCGGTACCGGTCGGGTTGGCGTTGTGGGGTGAGGTCTGA
- the pilO gene encoding type 4a pilus biogenesis protein PilO, protein MRRFLIGLLVAVLISAVWYFFVVGPINERKEIAQTDLETAQTEEFTLRTTLSRLKKIEENQLEYATAIGQLETAIPSTPRLAELIDDLSFLADENGIALSSLAFSTPTLLEEGEVFGVGVSMSIDGQFFEILGFLYGTAELERVMTIESLTLSPSSDDAGFHTMSAALTGTVYTTSDIAASIDLTDLLPQEEETEPPAEDAPLDGGGEATDDTTTTTTTTAGA, encoded by the coding sequence GTGAGACGTTTCCTCATCGGGCTCCTTGTCGCCGTTCTCATCTCCGCCGTCTGGTACTTCTTCGTTGTGGGGCCCATAAACGAACGAAAGGAAATCGCGCAGACCGATCTGGAGACCGCCCAGACCGAAGAGTTCACGCTGCGCACCACGCTGTCCAGGCTGAAGAAGATCGAAGAGAATCAGCTCGAATACGCCACCGCCATCGGGCAACTGGAAACTGCGATTCCGTCCACGCCTCGCCTCGCCGAACTCATCGACGATCTGAGTTTCCTGGCGGACGAGAACGGTATCGCCCTGTCCAGCCTGGCATTCTCGACGCCGACTCTGCTGGAGGAGGGCGAGGTCTTCGGCGTCGGAGTGTCGATGTCGATCGACGGCCAGTTCTTCGAGATCCTCGGGTTTCTCTACGGCACAGCCGAGCTCGAACGAGTAATGACCATTGAGAGTCTGACGCTTTCGCCTTCCTCCGATGATGCCGGATTCCACACGATGAGCGCCGCCCTGACCGGAACCGTGTACACGACGAGCGATATCGCGGCAAGCATCGATCTGACCGACCTCTTGCCGCAGGAGGAGGAGACCGAGCCTCCGGCGGAGGATGCGCCGCTCGACGGCGGAGGCGAGGCGACCGACGACACCACGACTACCACCACGACCACAGCAGGGGCCTGA